A genomic segment from Polyangium mundeleinium encodes:
- a CDS encoding ferredoxin reductase family protein: MLAKGELVLKLPSCFPVLVATTLAVTPALTWACSAGADALTWYGFARFTGFAAAGLFAVSMLLMLRLTWLDRAFRGLGHVYQAHHALGVAGFLLLLVHPLALALGAFLVEPAAALRLLWPNPSSKVVFSGWLALLLFLVFFVVTVAQRIPFHRWRRLHRAMGLAYGAMGWHLVATYRGSVAGGLALGLVALGVLGFAHRLLAQDPPSRGLRYRITSARRRGPKVVDLVLEPLDKKLRFEAGQFVYLAMRDSPDYQACAESHPYTLTGHPDDPRLHVSVKALGFCTRHIQEVTVGTEAAVQGPFGGLFPPRTMNRPQVWIGGGIGVTPFLGRASIIAADGPSIDIVYCAAKEGAALYLEDLRTLTRDRPNICVHTIYEDTDGLPTVPAIESRVGSLEGKELMLAGPPAMVDALRRALRARGVPAAHIHAEEGMAR, from the coding sequence ATGCTTGCAAAAGGCGAGCTCGTGCTGAAGCTCCCGTCCTGCTTCCCCGTGCTCGTTGCCACCACCCTTGCGGTGACGCCCGCGCTCACGTGGGCGTGTTCCGCAGGCGCGGACGCGCTCACCTGGTACGGATTCGCGCGATTCACGGGGTTTGCCGCTGCTGGCCTGTTCGCGGTCTCGATGCTGCTCATGCTGCGCCTGACCTGGCTCGATCGGGCGTTCCGAGGCCTCGGTCACGTCTACCAGGCCCATCACGCGCTCGGAGTAGCAGGGTTCCTGCTGCTCCTCGTCCACCCGCTCGCGCTTGCGCTCGGCGCCTTTCTGGTGGAGCCGGCTGCGGCGCTTCGTCTCCTCTGGCCCAATCCGTCGTCCAAGGTCGTATTCTCGGGCTGGCTCGCGTTGCTCCTGTTCCTCGTTTTCTTCGTCGTGACCGTCGCGCAACGCATACCATTTCATCGCTGGCGTCGATTGCATCGGGCCATGGGGCTGGCGTACGGCGCCATGGGATGGCACCTGGTTGCGACCTACCGCGGCTCGGTGGCTGGCGGACTCGCGCTCGGGCTCGTCGCCCTGGGGGTTCTGGGCTTCGCGCATCGCCTCCTCGCGCAAGATCCGCCGTCGCGAGGCCTCCGCTACCGGATCACCAGCGCGCGGCGCCGCGGACCGAAGGTCGTGGATCTCGTGCTCGAGCCCCTCGACAAGAAACTCCGCTTCGAGGCGGGACAGTTCGTGTATCTGGCCATGCGCGATTCTCCCGACTATCAGGCGTGCGCCGAGTCCCACCCTTACACCCTGACCGGTCATCCCGACGATCCACGCCTCCACGTCTCGGTCAAAGCGCTGGGCTTCTGTACGCGGCACATCCAGGAGGTCACGGTCGGCACGGAGGCCGCCGTCCAGGGGCCTTTCGGAGGGTTATTTCCCCCGAGAACCATGAATCGACCGCAAGTCTGGATCGGCGGCGGGATCGGCGTGACGCCGTTTCTGGGCCGCGCGTCGATCATCGCCGCGGACGGGCCCTCGATCGACATCGTCTACTGCGCCGCGAAGGAAGGCGCGGCGCTCTACCTGGAGGATCTCCGTACGCTCACCCGGGATCGCCCAAACATTTGTGTTCACACGATTTACGAGGACACGGACGGGCTGCCGACGGTCCCCGCTATCGAATCACGCGTGGGCTCGCTCGAAGGGAAAGAGCTCATGCTCGCCGGTCCGCCCGCCATGGTGGACGCTCTCCGACGAGCTCTGCGCGCGCGCGGCGTGCCAGCGGCACACATTCATGCCGAGGAGGGCATGGCGCGATGA
- a CDS encoding cytochrome b5 domain-containing protein, whose protein sequence is MNTRRVVLVAALAFVLAWGTLVSLAVQRSRHPVAPREARLLSRAEVAHHDRPEDCWLVIRGKAYDVTKYLSAHPAPPRTITDHCGKESTSAFETKERGRAHSPQAWQLLEIYLVGEVRD, encoded by the coding sequence ATGAACACCCGGCGTGTCGTCCTCGTCGCCGCGCTCGCCTTCGTGCTCGCGTGGGGCACGCTCGTGAGCCTGGCGGTGCAGAGATCCCGGCATCCCGTCGCACCCCGAGAGGCGCGGCTCCTGAGCCGCGCCGAGGTTGCGCACCACGACCGCCCCGAGGATTGCTGGCTGGTGATCCGCGGCAAGGCGTACGACGTCACCAAGTATCTCTCCGCGCATCCCGCGCCGCCACGAACGATCACCGACCACTGCGGCAAGGAGAGCACCTCGGCCTTCGAGACCAAGGAACGCGGGCGGGCCCATTCCCCGCAGGCCTGGCAGCTCCTCGAGATCTACCTCGTCGGCGAGGTGCGGGATTGA